Proteins from a single region of Ziziphus jujuba cultivar Dongzao chromosome 1, ASM3175591v1:
- the LOC107404816 gene encoding pentatricopeptide repeat-containing protein At4g21065-like → MPPPSITKLKRTSVSQPRLLNPTFSSSSPLHTQFPYHSSTLSQNHNPEPPGTLSPSIILSRKPSNGSHSSYYAHLLESCISRKAINPGKQLHAHLCQMGLGFNSYLATKLVNLYSVCRSLRDAHLLFDKIPKGNLFLWNVLIRGYAWNGPYEVAISLFHQMLGYGLMPDRYTFPFVLKACSALSAIEEGRKIHERVIQTRCETDVYVGAALIDMYAKCGCPGSARQVFDKIEVRDAVLWNSMLAAYSQNGHPDESLTLCGEMALTDLRPTEATFVTVISASADMAALPPGKELHGFSLRLGFESNDRVKTALVDMYAKTGSVKVARTLFEQLGEKRVVSWNAMITGYAMHGHASEALNLFEEMKRETLPDHITFVGVLGACSHGGLLNEGQTFFELMVREYHIDPTVQHYTCMIDLLGHCGRFGEAYSLIMQMKVMPDSGVWGALLNSCKMHGEIDLGELALEKLIELEPEDSGNYVILSNMYAKAGKWEGVARLRKLMIDKGIKKSIACSWIEVKNKIHAFLSGDTSHPNSDAIYAELKRLGGLMTEAGYVPGTGSVFHDVEEDEKANMVCCHSERLAIAFGLISTQPGTRLLITKNLRVCEDCHIAIKFISKITEREVTVRDVNRYHHFKDGICSCGDYW, encoded by the coding sequence ATGCCACCTCCCTCCATAACAAAGCTAAAGAGAACCTCTGTTTCTCAACCTCGTCTTCTCAATCCCACCTTCTCTTCATCATCTCCTCTCCATACCCAGTTTCCTTATCATTCATCAACACTCTCACAAAACCATAATCCCGAACCCCCTGGAACTCTCTCTCCTTCAATAATTCTTTCCCGGAAGCCCTCCAATGGGTCACATTCCTCCTACTATGCCCATCTCCTCGAATCTTGTATCAGCCGGAAAGCAATTAATCCTGGAAAACAGCTTCATGCTCATCTCTGCCAAATGGGTCTTGGATTTAATTCCTATTTGGCTACTAAATTGGTTAACTTGTATTCTGTCTGCCGTTCTTTACGTGATGCCCACCTATTGTTCGACAAAATTCCTAAAGGTAACTTATTTCTTTGGAATGTTCTAATTCGGGGTTATGCGTGGAATGGGCCATATGAGGTCGCTATTTCGTTATTTCATCAAATGCTTGGCTATGGGCTGATGCCCGACAGGTATACATTTCCATTCGTGCTCAAGGCTTGTTCGGCGCTCTCGGCAATTGAAGAAGGGAGGAAAATTCATGAACGGGTAATACAAACTAGGTGTGAGACTGATGTGTATGTGGGTGCGGCTTTAATTGATATGTATGCTAAGTGTGGTTGTCCAGGAAGTGCTCGACAAGTGTTTGACAAGATTGAAGTTAGAGATGCTGTGTTATGGAATTCAATGCTTGCAGCCTATTCACAAAATGGGCACCCAGATGAATCACTTACTCTGTgcggtgagatggcattgacaGATTTAAGGCCTACTGAGGCAACTTTTGTGACTGTTATATCTGCTTCAGCAGACATGGCAGCTCTTCCTCCAGGAAAGGAGCTTCATGGGTTTAGTTTGAGACTAGGGTTTGAATCCAATGACAGGGTCAAAACGGCTTTGGTAGATATGTATGCAAAGACTGGTTCGGTGAAGGTTGCTAGAACTTTGTTTGAACAACTTGGGGAGAAAAGGGTTGTCTCTTGGAATGCAATGATTACTGGGTATGCAATGCATGGTCATGCATCTGAAGCACTGAATTTGTTTGAGGAGATGAAGAGAGAAACTCTGCCTGATCATATAACTTTTGTGGGTGTTCTAGGGGCTTGTAGCCATGGAGGTTTGCTCAATGAGGGGCAGACGTTTTTTGAATTGATGGTGAGAGAATACCATATAGATCCAACAGTTCAGCACTATACATGCATGATTGATCTCCTTGGCCATTGTGGCCGATTTGGTGAAGCTTACAGTCTCATAATGCAAATGAAAGTGATGCCAGATTCTGGAGTATGGGGTGCCCTGTTGAATTCATGCAAAATGCATGGAGAAATTGACCTAGGTGAATTAGCACTGGAGAAACTAATTGAGCTTGAACCTGAAGATTCTGGGAATTATGTGATTTTATCAAACATGTATGCTAAAGCAGGCAAGTGGGAAGGAGTTGCAAGACTGAGAAAGTTAATGATAGACAAGGGAATTAAGAAAAGCATTGCTTGTAGCTGGAttgaagtgaaaaataaaatccatgcATTCCTTTCTGGAGATACTTCACATCCTAATTCTGATGCAATATATGCAGAACTAAAGAGGTTAGGAGGACTAATGACAGAAGCTGGATATGTACCAGGCACTGGGTCAGTCTTCCATGATGTGGAGGAAGATGAGAAAGCTAATATGGTATGCTGTCACAGTGAAAGACTAGCAATTGCATTTGGACTCATTAGTACGCAGCCTGGGACCAGACTTTTAATAACCAAGAACCTACGGGTTTGTGAAGACTGCCACATTGCAATAAAGTTCATCTCAAAAATTACAGAGAGGGAAGTCACTGTAAGAGATGTCAATCGTTACCATCACTTCAAAGATGGAATATGTTCTTGTGGTGATTATTGGTGA
- the LOC107404823 gene encoding protein tesmin/TSO1-like CXC 6, which translates to MRDSDRHSPTQIPLSKSNEELPKSQAQVYVKGDNGAVKRHRQCHCKQTKCLKLYCVCFASGYYCNGCNCVDCHNNVENEDARQEAVEIILERNPNAYRSKITHCPHRIRDIGVEVSDILFVVKHKRGCQCKKTGCVKRYCECFQAHIRCSENCKCLDCKNKEGCENMLEDHCDTKTCIEKVYAASSTAIGLTDHSFSIASSKTKSQESIDANENDTQMQVNPLITSGPRTCSIISQDHVHGSTILNSLFTFRSSLAEIIHPHSIKKFCSVLVAELDAAKIHPGIDLYDQELAPNDHSNKNEVNTIDKGFSKLASTSEQEGMLLSPGAEALLFDKKGSALPGHASPDTNMKHDDNGYVYVVQERLILTNFRNFLTKLITYEDMKDGLRASSDV; encoded by the exons ATGCGAGACTCGGATCGTCATTCGCCGACTCAAATTCCATTGTCCAAATC AAACGAAGAGCTTCCAAAATCACAGGCACAGGTATATGTCAAAGGAGATAATGGTGCTGTAAAGCGTCATAGACAGTGCCACTGCAAGCAAACCAAGTGCTTGAAGTT GTATTGTGTATGCTTTGCCTCCGGATATTACTGCAATGGGTGCAACTGTGTTGATTGTCACAACAATGTTGAAAATGAGGATGCAAGGCAGGAAGCTGTTGAAATTATTCTTGAGCGCAACCCAAATGCCTACAGGTCAAAAATTACTCACTGCCCGCATAGAATTCGGGATATTGGG GTTGAAGTCAGTGACATTCTCTTTGTGGTAAAACATAAAAGGGGATGCCAGTGTAAGAAAACAGGGTGCGTTAAAAGATATTGTGAATGCTTCCAAGCTCATATCCGCTGTTCTGAAAATTGCAAATGTTTGGACTGCAAAAATAAAGAAGGATGTGAGAATATGTTGGAGGACCATTGTGATACCAAAACTTGCATCGAGAAAGTATATGCTGCCTCATCTACTGCTATTGGATTGACGGACCATAGCTTTTCTATAGCATCcagcaaaacaaaaagtcaGGAATCCATTGATGCAAATGAGAACGATACACAGATGCAG GTGAATCCTCTGATAACTTCTGGTCCACGGACTTGCTCTATCATTTCTCAGGATCATGTTCATGGTTCCACAATATTGAACTCTTTGTTTACGTTCAG ATCATCGTTAGCAGAAATCATTCATCCACATTCCATAAAGAAGTTTTGCTCAGTTTTGGTGGCAGAGCTAGATGCTGCTAAAATACATCCAG GCATTGATCTATATGATCAGGAACTGGCACCTAATGACCATTCAAATAAGAATGAAGTCAACACAATTGATAAAGGGTTCTCCAAACTTGCTAGCACCAGTGAACAGGAAGGAATGCTGCTATCTCCAGGGGCAGAAGCATTATTGTTTGACAAGAAAGGTTCAGCGCTGCCAGGACATGCTTCCCCAGACACAAACATGAAGCACGACGATAATGGATATGTCTATGTTGTTCAGGAGAGGCtcattttgacaaattttcGGAATTTTCTTACCAAGCTCATCACTTATGAAGACATGAAGGACGGATTACGTGCGTCATCTGACGTTTAG